The stretch of DNA CCGAAGCAGTCAAGGCAATCTACGATACGAAAATTGAAACCTTGACCAAAGAACGAGAAAATTATATTCAAACTCGCTTGTATCATGGTAGAATTCGCACCGAAGATTCCAAAGAGGTCATGCGCATTAATGAAAGGATTGCGCTTACAGAACATAAAAAAGATTCTGCGCTTCAAGTATTAGACAAAAAAAATGAAGCCGCTCAAGCAGCTACCCTATTGCAAAATAAAGCGGCAAAAGTGGCGGTTGAAAAAGAGCGAATGAAGTTAGGAGAACAGCTCGTTATTGCAGCCATTGGTTTTGAGATTTTGTTTCTCTTTTCGCTCTGCTTTTCTTGGTGGTATTATACCGAATGTGAAAAGGAAAGACAAAAGGCAAAGGAGAACAGCTCCCCTTCTAGTGATCCTGAAAATATGCCGAAAGTGGACAAGGAAATCCCTGCTGAAGAAGCGAAGGTTTTGGAGGTGGAAACGATTGGTGTTAGAGCAACCAAGAAAGTTAGTTTTAAGGATTACGAGCAGGAAGAAAACTTAACCGAAACCGAAAAGGTTAAGAAGGATTATACTCGAATTTGTGCGCATTGTGATAGCCCTTTTATCCACAAAACACACAATCATAAGTACTGTAGTCGGGCTTGTATGGTAGCGGCAAGAGAGCAGCGAAAAGCCAATCAATAAAGGCAGTACTTCCAAAGTACTGCCAAAGTAAAATAGGCAGATTTTCGCAGTACTTCCAAAGTACTGCCAAAGTAAAATAGGCAGATTTTCGCAGTACTTTGGAAATTCTTAAAAACACTCGAAACACCGATAAATAAAGGAAGTACTTCCAAAGTACTGCCAAAGTACTTTGGAAGTAAAATGGATTAAATCAACTAAAAAACAAGCAATGGCAACAAGAGCAAAAGACCAATATACACGCCAATGGATCATCAATAATTCTTTGGATATTATCTCTAATTATGACGATGGCATTTTAACCTTAAGAGGATTGCACTATCAATTAGTCGCCTTAGGTATGACCAATACCATACAACATTATAAGCGAGTCGTCGCAGCCATGAAAAAGGCACGATGGGAGGGCTTGGTTTCTTTTGAAACCTTTAGCGACCATGACCGCTCTGTTTTAGGAATGACCATTATTGATGAAACGATTTTGGATAATGAAGTGGAACGAGCACAGGGCACCATTGAATATATAATGGAAAACTATCATAAAAATCGTTGGGAAAACCAACCGTATTTTATTGAGGTGTGGATTGAAAAGAAAGCCCTGCAAGGAGTCTTTCAAGCTCCTTGTAGAAATCATGAAGTAGCCTTGGCACCCTGCAAAGGTTATCCTTCTTTAACCTTTTTGAATGAGGCAACAGATCGTTTTAGAAATGCTATGGATCAAGATAAAAAAGCGGTCATTTTATATTTTGGAGATTATGATGCTAGTGGGGAAGATATACCGAGAAGTATTCAAGAGAGCTTGTATGATTTTGGGGTAGATGTCGCAGTTCAACGAGTCGCATTGATGGAGGAGCAGGTTTTAGAAATGCAATTGCCCCCAGCTCCAACCAAAAAGACAGACTCAAGGGCAAAGAATTGGACAGGTTTAGGGCAAGTGGAGCTGGATGCGGTAAAGCCTGAAATTCTTCAAATGATGTGTGAGCAAGCAATAAGCGATTTATTTGATGAAGAGCTATACGAAGAGTTGATGCAGCAGCAGGAAAAAGAAAAGGAATCGTATGTGATTGCTTTAAAAAAGTTTGTGAATAACATGAAAGAGGAATGATGATAGCTTTATTTAATCATATAAAAGTGCTTGTTTTTTAACCAGCTTCTCATAAAATCAACATCACAAATATGAAATACCCAATCTTTATCTAAAGAAGTTTTATAGTTAATAGAATAGATTTTTCCTTTTATATCCTTAGCCATAGTTTCAAAATATGGTTTTATTTCTGACCAATTGACATCTTCTTTAGATAAATGATTTGGCAATAAATGGTAAGGCGAGAGTGCTCCTCCAAAATCAATTATACCATCAAATTTATCAGCGATAAATAAGGTTAACTCCCCTAATATTTGGTGATCTATCGTCTTACTACACATTGCACCAATGTGTAAACAATACCTTGGTTTAATATTCAATAAATCACTTATTTGAGATATTTCATTTACAGAATAATCAGTATTAATTTCATTGCTTTCAATATAAAAAGGTCGATTTTCATTTGTTGTAATGATCTTACCATTTATAGGATAAGTGGATTTTACCCAAAAACTACTCCCTTCAACCTTTTTCGAGATATTATTAACTATTGAGTTAATTTCGTTCCATACCAATTTTGTTGGAATAGCTTTCAATAGTATTGATGATGTTGGTCCTCCCATTATGTTTTTTATAAAGAATGAATATCACTTTTTGTTAAAGTAATAAAAAAAGTCAAAAAAATACGCGATTAGTTTCTAGTGGCGTTTTTTATTTGCTTGCATATAGCCTTACAATGCTTTATTTTAGGGCTTTTACATTTATTTACAAAATTCTAATCCACATGAAAAAGCTAAAAAAAACGAGAGCTAAACTAAGACCAGGAGAAGAAGTCGTGGGCATGGCTGTCCCTGATTTTTTATTAAACGAAGAGCATCAAAAAAAGCTCCGTAAGCCCAAATCAAATTCTAAAACAAAATCAAACCGCAAGCGCTCATGAAAATTATAGATACCTTACGTCCTGAGGGCGGTTCAAAGGCAGAGCAATGGTGGCAAGACCAAGGCTTTAAAAAAGTTTACCAAGAATTCAGAAAAGGCGATGCCAGTAATGATTTGAAAAAGATCAAAGATGTACGAGATGTATCGGAGTTTTTTAAACTCAAAGGCTATCAATTTGGCAACTGGGTCACCCATGAGGATCGCTTTAACTATTTAGCAGCTTTAGCCGTTTGTCTATTTGATCTCAATCGAGTACTGCGCTTTAAAGGCAATAATTTAGGCTTAGACAAGCATTTAGGCGTTGCCTTTGGGGCAAGGGGCAAAAAAGGAGCTAAAGCGCATTATGAGCCATGGTCGCACATCATCAACATGACTCGTTACAAGGAAGCACATCGTTTTAAGGAGCCATACACCAAACCAACCCGTTTTGTTATTTCGGGTGGAGTGGGTTCTTTTGCGCATGAGTATGGGCATTTCTTGGATTACTTCTTTGGTTCCAGAGTGGAAACAACCGCTAAAGTTTATGCTTTATCGGATGGGCATTCTACTGACCCTACACGGATTCAATACGATAAAAACAAGTACCCCATGCGCTATTTAATGGAGTCCATTTTAGAAAAGGCCTATTGGGATAGTAGCAAACGCTCTGAGTCTGCTTATGTGAAGCGAATTAAAGAGCTGCTTCCTGATCGTTATTTGGATTATTTTCTAAGTAGAAATGAGATTTTTGCTCGTTTATTTGAACAGTACATTTCTTATAAACTAAAGGAATTGAAGATTAAAAATGTCTTTCTAACTAAAACCAAGTACCACACCGCTCAATATATGCTCCTTTCGGAAATAAAAACGGTCGTACCGCTTTTTGACAAGTTATTGATCCAAATGAGAAAGCATTTTTAGATAAGCCCCCACCCATGTTTATCTTTTCATTTTAGGTTTCATTTTCAAAACAGAACAGTTTATATTTTATTTAAATATGTACCAGATTCATTTTTAACACTTACCTTTTCTTGGCATTGATTTGGCAAATGTAATAAGTGTATCAAAAGTGATAACAACTAATAAGAATAAATTTGGGTTTTAATTGGGGTGATTTAGGGTTCACATGGATGGGAATACATGTGAATCCTTATCTTTAACTCCGCTAAAATTCCACTAAGATAAATTTGGGTTTTAATTGGGGTGATTTAGGGTTCACATGGATGGGAATACATGTGAATCCTTATCTTTAACTCCGCTAAAATTCCATCAAGATAAATTTGGGTTTTAATTGGGGTGATTTAGGGTTCACATGAATGGGAATACATGTGAATCCTTATCTTTAACTCCGCTAAAATTCCACTAAGATAAATTTGGGTTTTAATTGGGGTGATTTAGGGTTCACATGAATGGGAATACATGTGAATCCTTATCTTTAACTCCGCTAAAATTCCACAAGAATAAATTTGGGTTTTAATTGGGGTGATTTAGACCTTGCACGAATGGGAATACGTGCAAGGTCTTTTCTTTTATTAATATAAGCTCAAAAGAAACACCTCTCTAGAAAACGCTGCATAAATGTATTACCTTATTTTAGTTTTATTGATTTTGATACTTCAGATAATACCCAAAAGCAATAAAACCACCATATAAAATAAATCCTGCAAGCAAGGGGCTCCAAATTTTTCTTTCTTCATATGTATTTTCTTCTTTTAGATGGTAATCCCAAAATGGACCAGTTAAAATTAATCCACCAATAGCATTTAATAGAAAATACCTTAGCAAAGAAGGGATGAATGATAGTGCTGGATGGAATTTAGTATAAATAAGACCATTTAGAATAAGCATAGAAATTATTGTAGGAAAAATCAAGTTTCTTTTTTCAATTTCTTGCAAATTTGAAACATAAACTAGACCTCCAAATAATGGGGAATAAAGTGTAGAAATAAGTATAACTCCTCTTTTAGAGAAAAACTTTGGTTTGTCTTTTATTTCTTCAAGAATCTCCATGGGTTTTAATTTTTTCGATTAAAATGTACTTTAATAAAATCAATCAATAGTAGAGTTGAGCAATTTTTTTCAATGCTTTAGAAGTGAGTTTTTATGCTGTTTTTCACTTTTTGACCTTGTTCTACAATTTTAGAGTATAGCTCTTCATTTTCTTCTTTTTTGAAAATAATTAGCTCTGTTATTGAATAAAATCTTTCATAGAATAGTTCTTCAAGTTGTTTAGAGACTTCAGCTAAATCAAGACTCGTTTTCAATCCAATAACGAAAGGAATATTCATCCCTTTATCTACATTTACATACTGAGCAATATACAGTTCCTCAATTTTTTTAGTTTGCTTGAGATATGCCAAAAAGGCTTTGTGTATTTCTTTTAAATCTGATTTAGAGATATGCCCAAAAACGTTATGCATTTCCTTTATAATAATTTTGTTTTTTGCTTTATCATAATAATCAAGATTGAGAACAATATCTTTAGTGACATCAATCCCTCCGTTATTATTTGTTTTAATCGCACTATAACTTTCAAGTGGTCCCCAAGGGAAGCTCCAAGGTCCAAGAAATAGGGTAATAAGGTTGTATTTATTTTTAAGCTTTTTTATTTCTATTTTATCTAGTATAAGATAAACTGATGAGTATCTTTCAAAAGAGATAGCAATAAAAGAGATTTGGTATCTGAAAACAATAAATTTAGCACCTAAATCTAAACGCTTTTTTATCTCAGAGACATCAAAATTTTCTGTATTTGCAAGTTTGTATTCAAGCATAAAAGACTAAATATTTTAAATTACGTTTAGAAAGATCCACTCTTAATTCAAAGGTACAAACATTTTTAAAACTGCTCTCCATCTAAATGTTAAAAGAAGCTGTTCATTTTTGAGCAGCTTTTTTTATGTCATCAAAGAAAGTCAAAAAAATACGCCATTAAATTCGACCCCTGTAATGTTAATTCTTTTCAATGCTAAAGACATGCTCTAACTTTATCTAAAACCAATTGATTACATAAAAAATAAAAAACCATGATTTTAATATTGAGCTTAATTCTAATTGGAGGGCTACTTTATTTTTTAGGCCCTAGTCCAGCTCCTTCAACAGCAATTCAAAAGAAAGAAATTGTCTATTTAGACGAAAATGAGTTTTGGGCATTGGGTGGAATGGAGCAGGAAAAAGCAGTGCCCTTATCCATAGAAAAACAGCCCGTAAAAAACATTCAAAAAACAACCCGATTAAGAGATACAACCAACCAACAGCAACAACGCAAAAAAGCCGTAAAAAAGCGTAGAAAACGCAGAAAAATAGCCAAAAAGAGTCAACAAATTAATCGTTAATTTATCTAAATTAATTCAACCATGTATAGCAAATTAATCAAACTCAAAAAAGGAGCTGTCATCACTTTGGACGGAAGCCCTTTACAACTGTCTAAAGCCGTTAATTTACGAGTCGTAGCCACCAATAAGAGCGATTCTAAGCCAGCGCCCACCAAAGTCGAACAGGGCGAGCATCAACAAGATTTACCGCATCCCGTGGACAAAAAAGAAGTCTTGGCTTTGGTCCAGGAGCATCTAAACAAATTGGGGCAAGACGAATATGCTTTAATGATGGATGGCATCTTTCAGGATGACGACCTAGAGGCATTAAATGGTTCCTTTAATGATCTTCACAAAACGTCTATTTATGCCGCTACGGTTACGCATATTTCAGAATTAAAATCATTGTATCAAGCTTTAAAAAACTTGTAAAATATGTCCCAAAAAGAGGAAGACAAAAACCCCATTTTAGATGCGTTTATCAACCCCTCAGAAAATGAGTTAGAAAACGCTTTAGAAAATGATTCAGAAAATGGATTAGAAAATGCTAAAAAATGCGTTTTTGAACGTAAAAACGCAGAAAAAACGGAATCTGAATTTATAGAAAATGAACGTGGGCAACACGTAGAAAATGCGGAGGAAATGAACGTAGAACCCACCGCAGAAAATGGCGAAGGAATCAGCGATGATTATGCCCCTGAAGAGGAGGAAGAAATCGAAGAAGATTTGGCGTTTGAAACGGAGGGTGAAGACGAGGAAACGGAGGATCAAGAAACCGAAGATTGGGAGTTCCCAAATGAGGACGAAGAGGAGGAGGAGGAGGAAGATGTTTTAGATCAGTCCATTCCTGAAGGTGGAGAAGATAAACCCATTGATGAGCTGATTAGTGAGGTGACAGGCGACAGCGTGAAAAACTTGGAAACCCTACGAACTTTGGGTGATCTAGTTATGGAAAAATTAGACGATTCCAAAGCCATGATCTGTAGTGCCATTAGTGGACAGCCTGCCGCTAATTATACCAGTGATAAACGTTTGAACAAAGCTTTGCTGAATGCCTTTATCAACTATTTCAACAGCACAGAGGTCAAGGCTCCCACGCCAATGGGAACGCTTTTAATCGCTTTGGCACTTTGGGGAATGCCCACACTTGGAGCGGCTTATTTTCATCGCTTACAAGCCAAGCGCCTGCAAAAAAGAAAGGCGGCTGGAGAAGAGATAGAAGAGGAAGTGGTCGAAGCAGAAACACAGAGCGATTCAGAAGATTACAGCCAGCTCAAGGAATATAAAGAAAACCGTAGAACGTTTAGTGTACACAAAGAAACGGGCTGTTATAATCGAACGCCCAAAGGGCAATTTTGCCGTACGAGTGTTGCCGATGAAAAACCAAGTCCTGCGATCCAAAAAATGTTAGATCAGGGCTATGATAATACAAAGATTCGAGAACTTTTATACGGGGAATAAGCATGAGCAACCATCCATTTTTTTTAGCCTATTTTGGTAAACCACATTCAGGAAAAACCTACGATCTACAACAGTTTGTGAAGCGTTGTGGACGAGAGACTATTTTTGTGTACAATTCGGGACATGAAAAAGACTGGAGAGGCTTTATTGAAATTGAACTGCATTCGGATTCCAAAAGCAAGAAGCTCTATTTTAGTTACAAAGGAAGGGACTATTTGTTTGAGAAACATTTTATGAAAAAGTTCAAAGGCAAAAAAGTCAAAGCCATGATGGCGGATGAAAAGCTAACCGAGCAATTATTGTACAAGGCGCTCTCAAAAAAGGGCTACAAAGGTTTGTTTTTTATCATAGACGATGCCACCAATGTTTTCTCGGCTCAATTGACCCAAGCTCAAAAAGCCTGTTTTTATCGTGCTAAGCACGTAGGAATTTGGTTTGCCTTGGTTTTTCACGACCCGAACATGTTCCCCAATGGTGCATGGGGAGCCTTGACTTTAGCAAGATTCTTTAAAAACAATGTGGCACCACCTAGCAAGAAACAAAGAATCATTCCACACTTTCCAGAAGTCATGCAAGCTTTTAAAATCTTGCGCACGGCTCCTCTGTACAGCCATTGTACCTTAATTATGGATTCAGGGCAACTGGTGGTGAAACGAGCCAAACCACGATTAAATCCTAAAAAGGTAAAACCTATCATTATTAAAAAAAATACCTAAATCAATTATGAGCTACTGCAAAATAAAGAACCGCTTTTTAGATTGGGAGAATGGCTATAAGTCGTATGTCGTAAGTCCTGTATTCACAAGGACTGAACATACGACTTAGGACTTATAACTCAAATAGGTTAAAAAAGTCGGTTACTTAAGGAGTAGAACTATCATTTATTAAAATCAAAAGATAAAACAGAAATCAATGCTATTAGAATTATTATTAGAACAGCAAAAACCACAATTAAAGAAAGATTTAGAAAAGGTCATTGAACAGCTCTTGACTTCTATTGCGGACAGTAAGCAATTAAATCCCTTTGAATTGGTCTTGAAATTATCTGCTAAAAAGGGACAAGCGATTGGGCAGATTTTCACCCCTCAAAAGAAATTGTTATACGATTTTGACGCAGGCGAAGAAATCAGCGGTTTGTTTGAGCATCAATTGGGGCGCTTGCCTGAAATCGCTAAAAAAGCAGTCTTAGCCAAAGTGGGGCATCAAACCATTAGTGTTCAGGTCGCTCAAAGTTTAGAACACGGAGGAGCTATTTTGGTACGTTATGACAAAAATTATCAATTAGAATACTTTCAACAACTTGAAAAAAAGCTAAAACGTATTGATATAGATCATTTTTTTGCTAATATTAAAATATAAATGAATTGGTTTAGCATTCTTTCGTTTTAGATAAAGATTAGGGCTTGCTTAAGCTTCTTGGGTGTTTGGATATTAGATGATAGATATTAGACTC from Aureispira anguillae encodes:
- a CDS encoding LPD1 domain-containing protein: MKIIDTLRPEGGSKAEQWWQDQGFKKVYQEFRKGDASNDLKKIKDVRDVSEFFKLKGYQFGNWVTHEDRFNYLAALAVCLFDLNRVLRFKGNNLGLDKHLGVAFGARGKKGAKAHYEPWSHIINMTRYKEAHRFKEPYTKPTRFVISGGVGSFAHEYGHFLDYFFGSRVETTAKVYALSDGHSTDPTRIQYDKNKYPMRYLMESILEKAYWDSSKRSESAYVKRIKELLPDRYLDYFLSRNEIFARLFEQYISYKLKELKIKNVFLTKTKYHTAQYMLLSEIKTVVPLFDKLLIQMRKHF
- a CDS encoding DUF6368 family protein; its protein translation is MGGPTSSILLKAIPTKLVWNEINSIVNNISKKVEGSSFWVKSTYPINGKIITTNENRPFYIESNEINTDYSVNEISQISDLLNIKPRYCLHIGAMCSKTIDHQILGELTLFIADKFDGIIDFGGALSPYHLLPNHLSKEDVNWSEIKPYFETMAKDIKGKIYSINYKTSLDKDWVFHICDVDFMRSWLKNKHFYMIK